AGCCGTGACCGGACTCGTCGATGTACTCCAGGAAGCCGTCGCCGTCCGGGTCGGCGTACTCCTTCATCCAGGTCAGCGCACGCTTCAGATTGGGCAGCAGGTCGCCGACCTCGTCAGTCGGCATCCCCCAGCGCCAGGCCTTGTGCAGCGTGGTGATCCACAGCTGGGTGGCGTCGTGCGTGCCGTAGTACACCGCCGGAAGAACCAGGCCGCCGCCGTGGTCGGCGACCTCGGCACGCAGTTCGTGCGGGATCTTGCCCGGTTGCTCGGCCGAGCCGGCGTCGACCTTCGTACCCTGCCGGGCGGCCAGCGCGCGCAGCGTACCGGCGGCGAGACCCGGGTCGACCGGGATCAGCATGCCGGCGGAGATCAACGAGTCGCGACCGAAGAGCGTGAGGTACCACGGCGGGCCGGCGCCCAGGTAGCGATCGTCATCGGCGGCGAGTTGCAGGGCGCGTACGTCGTCCAGCGACCGTTCCAGCCAGCGCTCGACGCGCTTGTCGTCACAGCTGACGGTGACGTCGTACATTGGCCGGTCTGTCGGCGGTTCGATCGAGAAGCCGGTCGTGGACTTCGGGAAGTCGGCGGTGACGTGCAGGGTGAGCGTGTACTCCGCGCCCGGCTCAAGCTGCGGCGTCGCCACGAAACCGGGATCGGCAGTCACGACAACCCGAGTGTCGTCGCTCTCCCAGCGGGTCCGGCTCGGGCCGTCCGGAAGCGGAGCGAGCTGCGGCAAGCTGGTCGCGGCCCCGCTGCGCACCGCCGCCGTACCGGCCAGGTCGGTGCCCAGGGCAACTTCCAGCCGGCACTCGATCCTGGTCCGGGACCGGTTCACGAGCGTGATCCGCTCGGTCATGCCGTCGGATTCGACCGTCCGGGTGCGGTAGAGCATCACGGTCGGGTCGTGCCGGATGTCGCCGAGCCCTTCCACCTGCGCGACGTACTCATGGGTGGCCGCGTCCCGTTCGCCGACATGCACCGGGACCGGTTCGCGCCCGTCCACAGTCACGGCGAGGCGGGACAGTATCCGCCGATCCCGCGCGTACACCCCCTCGGCGCCGGAGCCGGTGAGCTGCCCGGAGCGCGGCGAGAGAACCACCCAGGGGGCAGCGAGCGCGGTAACCAGTTCGTGCAAACGAGACATGTCTTCACCCTAAAGGGCTCCGAATACGGCAGAGTGGCGGTGTGCAGAGCGCGGTGACGGTACTGGCCGGGGTGGCGATCTTCGTTGGCATCATCGGGATCGTGCTGCCGATCCTGCCCGGCGCGATCCTCAGCCTGGCGGCGATCCTGGTCTGGGCGATCGTCGAGCGCAGTACCACCGGGTGGGTCGTGTTCGGCATCGCGCTGGTGCTGATCGGGGCCAGCCAGGTGATCAAGTACGTCGTACCGGAGCGACGGCTCCGCGAAGCCGGCGTACCACGCCGGTCGATGGTGGTCGGCGTGCTGCTCGGGATCGTCGGGTTCTTCGTGATCCCCGTGGTCGGGATGTTCGTCGGATTCCCGGTCGGCGTGTACGTGTCCGAGCTGCAGCGGCTGCGGACGCACTCCGCGGCCTGGACCTCCACCAAGCACGCCCTGCGCGAAACCGGCGTCTCGATGCTGATCGAGCTCTCCGGTACCAGCCTGGCCGCCGCGGTCTGGCTGGTCGCGGTCCTTTTCTTCAGGTGATTGCCAGGCTCTTCTTAGCCGCACCGAAGCTTCGTTTCAGGACCGGCGGGCAGTGTAGTGCTATGAAACTGTCTCAGAAGCAATGGCGCGTGGTCGGGACGATCGCAGCGGTGGCCGCGACGACCACCGCGGGCGGTGTCGCTTGGGCGGCCACCAGCGCAGACCCGACGCCGTCGGCATCGCCCTCGACCCCTGGGCAGCAGCAGAAGCCGGACGGTCCCGGCAAGGGCGGCTTCCGGGGTGAGTTCGGGCTGGGCGGCGCACTGCACGGTGAGTTCGTGGTGCAGAAGGAGGGCGGCGGCTACCAGACCATGGCGATACAGCGTGGTCAGGTGACGGCCGTCAGCAAGGACTCGATCACCGTGAAGAGCAGTGACGGCTACAGTCGTACGTACGCGCTCACCGCGGACACCCTGGTCAACGCGGCCCGGGACGGCATCTCCGACGTGAAGACCGGCAACACCGTCCGGGTGACAGCAGTGGTGACGAACGGTAACGCCACCGCCAGCTCGGTGAACGACGGCACGGTGCGGCAGGCGGCCGGCCAGAAGTGGGGCTTCAAGCACGGACCACGCTGACCACGCTGACCACGCCGACCATGCCGACCGCGCTGGCCGGGGGCAGCGACTCACAGCGGATTGCCAGGAAACGTCCAGGGTTCGCAGGGAATCCGGCTGCACACTGTGAGCATGAGTCCGCACCTACTGGTTGTCGACGACGAGCCGAACATCGTCGAGCTGCTGTCCGCCAGCCTGCGCTTCGCCGGGTACGAAGTGACCACGGCGACGCACGGCGCCGAGGCACTGCGCAAGGCGCGGGACGTGGAGCCTGACCTGGTCGTGCTGGACGTGATGATGCCCGGCCTCGACGGCTTCGAGGTGGTACGCCGCCTGCGTGGTGAAGACCGGCATGTACCAGTGCTGTTCCTGACTGCCCGTGACGCGGTCGAGGACAAGGTGCTCGGTCTGCAAACCGGTGGCGACGACTACGTGACCAAGCCGTTCAGTCTGGACGAGCTGGTCGCCCGAGTACGCGCACTACTCCGCCGGTCCGGTCACCGCGAACAGATCGCGACCGAGGCCGCCGTACTGCGCTACGCGGACCTGGAGCTCAACGAGGACAGCTACGAGGTGTTCAAGGCCGGACAGGCGGTCCAGCTGTCGCTGACTGAGTTCAAGCTGCTGCGGTGCCTGCTGGAGAACGCGGAGCGGGTGATGTCCAAGGGGCAGATCCTCTCCGCGGTCTGGAACTACGACTTCGCCGGTGACGCGGGCGTGGTGGAGTCCTACATGTCGTACCTGCGCCGTAAGGTCGACACCGGCGACCAGAAGCTGCTCCACACCGTCCGCGGGGTCGGCTACGTGCTGCGTACTCCGCGAGGGCCCAACTGATGCAACAGACCCACCGGCGGTTCGCCGACCGGTACCCGCTGCGCGTCACCATCGTCGTCGTACTCCTGGCGCTGGTGGCGATCGCACTCGCCGGGTCCGGCGTACTGGCAACCACCATCATGCGCGGGTACCTGATCGACCGCGTGGATGAGCAGCTGCAGCAGACCGCCGAACCGCTGTCACACATACCACCGGACCGTCGGCCGGCGCCGCCTGGTGCCGGACCGGTTCGCCGTCAGCTGCCGAGTCAGTTCGTTGTGCAGTTCAGTGACTCGGGAGGAGCAAGCGACAACGGGCCGGTCAACTCACGACTCGCGGAGACAGAGCCGCTGCCGAAGCTGCCGGCGCTCAACCTGAATCAGGTACGCCTGCTGGACGGGCACCCGTTCAACGTCGATGCCCAGTCCGGCGGGGCGACCTGGCGAGTGCTGGCGATCCCGACCGAGGACGGCACCGGCTCGGTGATGGTGGCGCAGAGCCTGAAGGACATGGACCACACCATCCAGCGCTTGATCGGCATCCAAGTCGCTGCCGGCGTGATCCTCCTGGTACTGCTGGCCGGCGTCGGCACGTACGTCGTACGCCGGAGTCTGCGCGGCCTGGAAGACGTCGAACACACCGCCGTCGCGATCGCCGGCGGCGACCTGAGCCGGCGCGTACCGCAGCGGGATCCGCGGACCGAGGTCGGGCGCTTGTCGCTGGCACTGAACCAGATGCTCGGACAGATCGAGAACGCGTTCGCGCAACGTACGGCATCCGAGTTCGCTGCACGGAGATCTGAGGAAGTGGCGCTGCGCTCCGAGGAGGCTGCACGTCAGTCCGAAGAGGCCGCGCGACAGTCGGAGGATCGGATGCGGCGGTTCGTGGCGGACGCGTCACATGAGCTGCGTACGCCGCTGACGTCCATTCGTGGGTTCGCGGAGTTGGCGCGGCAGCGTGGTGACCTCACGGATGCTGACACGATGCGCCGGATCGAGGACGAGGCGAAGCGGATGGGCCTACTGGTCGACGACCTGTTACTGCTTGCGCGGCTGGACCAGCAACGCCCGCTGCGAATGGAGTCCGTCGACCTGCTGCCGATCGCCGCCGACGCATTGCACAACGCGCAGGCCGTACAGCCTGATCGGAATCTGTCGCTGACGATCTTGCCTGACTCGCAGGCGCCTGTTGTCCTGGGCGACGAGGCCCGCCTGCGCCAAGTACTCGGCAACCTGGTCAGCAACGCACTCCACTACACGCCGGTGGACGCACCTGTCACGGTCTCGGTCGGTACGCGCGGCAACGAGGCTGTTCTTGAGGTGAGTGACACCGGACCGGGTCTGTCCGATGAACAGAAGGCGCGTGTCTTCGAACGCTTCTACCGGGCCGACACTGCCCGCACCCGCACCACCGGCGGCTCCGGACTCGGCCTGTCCATCGTCGCGGCACTCGTCGCTGCCCACGGCGGTCGGGTCACCACCAGCAACACCGACCCGCACGGCGCCACCTTCACCGTCTATCTCCCCCTGCCCACGTAGCCGCCTACAGCTCGGGGAACTGCCGGGTGGCGGACTCGCCGTGTTCGAGGACCTCGGCTGCCGGACCGAGGATCTTCGGGTCCGGACGGCCGACCAGCTCGACGTCCTTGTCGGTGTAGTCGAACAGGGACAGCACGTGCCGCATCGCCCCCAGCCGGGCGCGCTTCTTGTCGTTGCTCTTGACAACGGTCCAGGGCGAGTGCGCGGTGTCACCGAGAACCACAGCTTGACCAGCAAGATCCCCGACCGGACGAGCATCCGCTCGAACTCCGGTGCCTGCCGCATGAACTCCTCGTACTGCTCCTGGCTGCAGTACCCCATCACGTGCTCCACGCAGGCACGGTTGTACCAGGACCTGTCGAACAGCGTCATCTCACCGGCAGCCGGCAAGTGCGCGACGTACCGCTGGAAGTACCACTGGGTCTGCTCGCGCTCGGTCGGCTTCTCCAGCGCGACGATGCTCGCGCCACGCGGATTCAGGTGCTCCATGAACCGCTTGATCGTCCCGCCCTTGCCGGCCGCGTCACGTCCCTCGAAGACCAAGCTCTTGGACCAGATCAGGCGTACTCATGCTCCAAGAGTCAGCTCCCTTGATGACTGACAGGTGAACTGTCCGGGACCGGCAGCGGTTCGGCCTTCCCTACCACGAACGCGTACGTCAGCGCACCGATCACCGCCACCACCCCGGCCAGCGCGAACGCCGGCAGGTACGAGCCGTGGTAAATGTCGAGCAGCAGCCCGAACACGTACGGGCTGATGATGCCGGCGATGTTCGACGCGAAGTTCTGGATGCCGCCGATCGACGCCACGTGCCGCGAACTCGGCGCCACGTCACCCGGCAGCGACCAGATCCCGGTCGCCGCGATCGCCAGGCTCGCGTACGAGATCGCCAGGAAGAGCAGCGCGACGTACACCGACTTGGCGGGCGCCGCGAAAACGATCGCCGCGCCGCCGAGCAGTCCGCCGACCATCACGGTCTTGCGTACCCGGGTGACGTCCGCGCCGGCCCGGATCCGCCGGTCGGCGACGATGCCCGCGATCCAGCCGCCGGCGATCGCGGTGATGCCGGGCAGCGTGCCGAGGGTGCCGAGCTGGGCGAGGTCGAGCCCGCGGGGGTCCTTCAGGTACGACGGGAACCAGGTCAGGAAGAAGTAGATGACGAAGTTGAGGCAGAAGAAGCCGAGCATCATCCCGCGGATCGTCCGGTACCGGAACAGGTCCCGCCAGCGCACCCGCGCGGCCGCCTCGGAGTCGTTCTCCTCCAGCCGGGCACCGTTGGACGCGATGTACTCCCGCTCCGCCGCGTTCGCGTGCCGGTGCTCGCCCGGGTCGCGGTAGTACCAGTACCAGACCGCGGCGAGCATGATCCCGAGTACGCCCAGGACGACGAACGAGAAGTGCCAGCTCACCAGCGCGATCAGGCCGGTCACCACCGGCAGCGAAAGTACGGTCCCGACCCGCGAGCCGGAGTCGATCACCGCGCTCGCGAACGCGCGCTCGTGCGCCGGGAACCAGCGCGACGCCGCCTTGGTCGCGCTCGGGTACGCCGGCGCCTCCCCCGCGCCGAGCGCGAACCGGAAGGCGAACAGCGACCAGAACCCGCGCGCCAGCGGCGTCAGCGCGGTGACGATGCTCCACCACAACGCGGCGAACGTGAACGCCTTGCGCGACCCGACCTTGTCGGCGAACCAGCCCGCCGCCAGCATCGCGCCGTCGTACGCCCAGAAGAACGCGCCGAGGATCAGGCCCTTCTCGGCGTTACTCAGCTCGAGGTGCAGATCGTCCTGGATGAACGGCAGCGCGACGCTCAGGTTCGCCCGGTCCAGGTAATTCAGGGAGAGACCGACGAACGCGAGCCCTAGGATCAGGTACCGCGTCCGGCTGGCTCCCGGCGGTGCTTTCAGAGGAGTGGCGGTCACTCTGTGCCTCCGATCGATTGCGGATCGTGGCAGGGTAGTTCGGCGGATCGTATCGTGTATACCAACGTCCCAGTGAGTGGAATGAGGCCGGCAATGCGCTTCCTGGGCGTCGATTCCGCGGGGCCGGCCGCGCTAGGCGGGCTCACCAACCGCATCTCCGTCTGCTCGGCCAGGCGCGGCGGCGGACCTGTCGCACGCCAGCAACCACACCCGCGCGGAGTAGCGCGGCGGCCCAGGGCACTCACCAGCCACAGGCTTGGCGCGGTGCGCGGGCGGGCGAGCGGACCTGCGGCACTCACCAACTGGTCGTGGGTGGTGGGCTGGGGTCGGTTCGGCGACTTCGGCGTGGGTTGGTGAGTGGGGGACGTCCGGCGCAGCGTCTCGTTCGGCTACCTCGGAGACGGTTGGTGGGTCGGGGACGGTTGGTGGGTCGGGGACGTCCGGCGCAGCGTCTTGTTCGGCTACCTCGGGGACGGTTGGTGGGTCGGGGACGTCCGGCGGAGGGTTTCGTTTGTTTGTTCGGCTGCCGCGAGGGCTGCGTTGAGGGCGGCGACTCGGTCGGCGGCGGCTTGTTTCAGGTCGTCGGTCTGGGCGAGGTGATCCTTGCGGGCCTGCTGCAGATCTTCCCGAGCCTCGCGCCGGATGTCGTCAACGTCGGCGCGGTGCTGCTCACGGGCCTGCAGTAGCTCAGCACGCACTTGGTCGAGCACGTCCTGCGCGGCAGTCGCCCGCAGCACCGCGGCCTGCTCGGCGGATTCCCGCTCAGCCTCAGCACTCGCCCGCGCCGCCTCAGCAGCCTCCACCGCCTGCCGCGCCCGCGCGACCTCACCATCAGCCGCCCGCTGCACCTCCCCGACCTGCTCAGCAGCCTCGCGCCGAACCTCCTCAACCTCAGCCCGCGCCTGCGCCAGCTCAGCCAACCCAGCATCCCGCACACCCGCGGTCTCGTCGCGAGCCCGCTCAACCTGAGCCCGCGCCTCCGCGAGCTCTGTCAGCGCGGCATCCCGCGCCTCCTCAGCCTCGCGTCGCGCGACCTGCGCGGCAGTCAGCAGTTCCTCGGTCTCGGCACGGACCTGATCCAGCTCGGCGTACGCGTCACGTGCCGCGGCCTCAGCCTCTTCTCGAGCCTCCCCCGCGGTCGCGGCCCGCTGATCGGCTTCCCGGCGGCGTTTCGCCACCTCAGCCTGCTGATGCTCGGCCGCCGCGATCTGAGCGCGCGCCTCGGCCCGCACTTGCTCAACCTCGGCCGCCGCCGCACCAGCGTCACCGATCGTCCCCAGCGTCGACACGATCCCGGACAGGAACTCCCCGAACTCACGCATCCGGACGTCAAGCTCATCAACCTTCGCCTCGAACGAGGCCCGGCCCATCGTCACCGTCCCCGGCGTCAGGCTCTGCCCCGCGCTACCCGGCTGAGCCGGAACGTCGCTCGTGACCGCCTTCTGCTTGTCCAGCCAGGCCCACGCGTTCCCAGGGGTGTGCCGAACCGGCTTCCCGTCCCCGTTCGGCCGGATCTGCCGGCAGTACAGCCGCGGTCGCCCCTTCCGTTGTGTCCCGGATCCAGCGGGATCCGGCGCCGCGTCCTCGGTGCACTGCACGCCGGGGAACTGACACTTCCCCTCCCGGATCTCCTCGCTCACAACACTCGTCACGCTCGGCAACTTATCACACTTATCTCCATATCATTTATCTCTTCTCTCCATTACTTTCGTTTCTGTAGATTTTATAGACGAATGAAACTGTGGTTGGAAGTAGCGCATAATCCCCGTTATGCGCTAACATCCGGATTGTGGACAATCTGCCGGCGCCGTTGGTGTTCCGACCGGACGAGACGGCCGTAGAACTACCCCCGCCGGATCCGACCACCGAAGCCGCGGTGCGACGGACACTGGGCAGCCGCCGACCGTTGAGAACGCCGCAAAGTGCGACCAGCATCGACCGGCTCGATCTGCTCGCTGCCGCGCTGACGCCGGAGCTCACCGCATTGGTCGTGCTGTGGCTGGGCGGCACACGACGCGGAAGCCGGGACACCCGGATCGCGTACGCCGACGACCTGCTGCTCTGGGCCGATTGGGCCCGCCGGGAGCTTGGCCGGGAGCGGTTCGGCCTGGACTTGCGTCGCGGCGACGTCACGATGTGGCTGACCGGGCAGCAGGACGCGGGCGCTGCTGACTCCTCGATCTCACGGCGGCTGTCGACACTGTCCAGCCTGTACAGGTACGCCGCGAGCTGGGGACTGCCGGTCGTCTCCCCCATTTCCGTGGACGACCACCGGCCGCGGATCGAGCGCGGCCGGCGCGCGACGTCGGCCAGGGTGCTGGTTGCCGACCAGGTGATGGCGATGCTCGCGGCCGCGAGTGACGTCCGCGACGCGCTCGTCGTCGGCTTGCTGTTCACTGACGCGCTCCGCGTATCCGGGATCTGCGCGGCCAACGACGACGACCGCCGCGACGAGGGCCGGCGTACCTGGCTCAAGGTCACCGTGAAGGGCGGGAAGACGAAGCTGGTCCCGCTCCAGACGACGGTGGCGGAGCTGCTCGACCAGTACCTCACGATGCGGCCGGCCTGGACCGGTCCGGGTCCGGCGCCGCTGATCGTCGACGCCGCCGGTCAGCGCATCGACCGCCACGACGTCACCCGGATGCTACGCAGACTGGCTCGTGCCGCAGGTATCCCCCGCCCCGAAAAGGTCACCCCACACTCCCTGCGCGCCTCCGCCGTCACCGACCAGAAACGCCGCGGCCTGGCCGCCGAAGACATCCAGGAACTCACCATCCACGCCGACGTCCGCACCGTGATGATCTACGTCGACGACGACGGCCGCAACGAACGAGTAGCCGCCATAACCGACGACCTAGGCCGAGTAATGACCGCCGTCCCCACTCACCTCCGCCACCCCACCCGACCCCAGCAGCGTCGCGATCACCGCCCTCGGTGAAGCCTGCCGCCCCCAACCAACCACCACCTGAACCCGCCACCTCATCAGAACACTTGCCACGTCACC
The genomic region above belongs to Kribbella solani and contains:
- a CDS encoding glycogen debranching N-terminal domain-containing protein; the protein is MSRLHELVTALAAPWVVLSPRSGQLTGSGAEGVYARDRRILSRLAVTVDGREPVPVHVGERDAATHEYVAQVEGLGDIRHDPTVMLYRTRTVESDGMTERITLVNRSRTRIECRLEVALGTDLAGTAAVRSGAATSLPQLAPLPDGPSRTRWESDDTRVVVTADPGFVATPQLEPGAEYTLTLHVTADFPKSTTGFSIEPPTDRPMYDVTVSCDDKRVERWLERSLDDVRALQLAADDDRYLGAGPPWYLTLFGRDSLISAGMLIPVDPGLAAGTLRALAARQGTKVDAGSAEQPGKIPHELRAEVADHGGGLVLPAVYYGTHDATQLWITTLHKAWRWGMPTDEVGDLLPNLKRALTWMKEYADPDGDGFLEYIDESGHGLANQGWKDSVDAVQWPDGTLATAPIALCEVQGYAYAAAIKGAELLEAYGESGDEWREWAAALQERFRAAFWVDGYPAIALDGAKNPVPGRASNMGHLLGTGLLDADEEQTVADVLAGADLNSGFGLRTLSTAMTRFNPLGYHTGSVWPHDTAMTVQGLYAAGQFEVASAYAEGLVRAAEAFEYRLPELYGGRGVSAERTPTPYPLSCRPQAWAAASAVAVLVASLGLEPDVPGGTLTVTPGESTPWRTLELTGLHVGPDLLSVRSANGKTTVTKAH
- a CDS encoding DUF456 family protein, translated to MQSAVTVLAGVAIFVGIIGIVLPILPGAILSLAAILVWAIVERSTTGWVVFGIALVLIGASQVIKYVVPERRLREAGVPRRSMVVGVLLGIVGFFVIPVVGMFVGFPVGVYVSELQRLRTHSAAWTSTKHALRETGVSMLIELSGTSLAAAVWLVAVLFFR
- a CDS encoding response regulator transcription factor; this encodes MSPHLLVVDDEPNIVELLSASLRFAGYEVTTATHGAEALRKARDVEPDLVVLDVMMPGLDGFEVVRRLRGEDRHVPVLFLTARDAVEDKVLGLQTGGDDYVTKPFSLDELVARVRALLRRSGHREQIATEAAVLRYADLELNEDSYEVFKAGQAVQLSLTEFKLLRCLLENAERVMSKGQILSAVWNYDFAGDAGVVESYMSYLRRKVDTGDQKLLHTVRGVGYVLRTPRGPN
- a CDS encoding sensor histidine kinase; translated protein: MQQTHRRFADRYPLRVTIVVVLLALVAIALAGSGVLATTIMRGYLIDRVDEQLQQTAEPLSHIPPDRRPAPPGAGPVRRQLPSQFVVQFSDSGGASDNGPVNSRLAETEPLPKLPALNLNQVRLLDGHPFNVDAQSGGATWRVLAIPTEDGTGSVMVAQSLKDMDHTIQRLIGIQVAAGVILLVLLAGVGTYVVRRSLRGLEDVEHTAVAIAGGDLSRRVPQRDPRTEVGRLSLALNQMLGQIENAFAQRTASEFAARRSEEVALRSEEAARQSEEAARQSEDRMRRFVADASHELRTPLTSIRGFAELARQRGDLTDADTMRRIEDEAKRMGLLVDDLLLLARLDQQRPLRMESVDLLPIAADALHNAQAVQPDRNLSLTILPDSQAPVVLGDEARLRQVLGNLVSNALHYTPVDAPVTVSVGTRGNEAVLEVSDTGPGLSDEQKARVFERFYRADTARTRTTGGSGLGLSIVAALVAAHGGRVTTSNTDPHGATFTVYLPLPT
- a CDS encoding MFS transporter; translated protein: MTATPLKAPPGASRTRYLILGLAFVGLSLNYLDRANLSVALPFIQDDLHLELSNAEKGLILGAFFWAYDGAMLAAGWFADKVGSRKAFTFAALWWSIVTALTPLARGFWSLFAFRFALGAGEAPAYPSATKAASRWFPAHERAFASAVIDSGSRVGTVLSLPVVTGLIALVSWHFSFVVLGVLGIMLAAVWYWYYRDPGEHRHANAAEREYIASNGARLEENDSEAAARVRWRDLFRYRTIRGMMLGFFCLNFVIYFFLTWFPSYLKDPRGLDLAQLGTLGTLPGITAIAGGWIAGIVADRRIRAGADVTRVRKTVMVGGLLGGAAIVFAAPAKSVYVALLFLAISYASLAIAATGIWSLPGDVAPSSRHVASIGGIQNFASNIAGIISPYVFGLLLDIYHGSYLPAFALAGVVAVIGALTYAFVVGKAEPLPVPDSSPVSHQGS
- a CDS encoding tyrosine-type recombinase/integrase produces the protein MDNLPAPLVFRPDETAVELPPPDPTTEAAVRRTLGSRRPLRTPQSATSIDRLDLLAAALTPELTALVVLWLGGTRRGSRDTRIAYADDLLLWADWARRELGRERFGLDLRRGDVTMWLTGQQDAGAADSSISRRLSTLSSLYRYAASWGLPVVSPISVDDHRPRIERGRRATSARVLVADQVMAMLAAASDVRDALVVGLLFTDALRVSGICAANDDDRRDEGRRTWLKVTVKGGKTKLVPLQTTVAELLDQYLTMRPAWTGPGPAPLIVDAAGQRIDRHDVTRMLRRLARAAGIPRPEKVTPHSLRASAVTDQKRRGLAAEDIQELTIHADVRTVMIYVDDDGRNERVAAITDDLGRVMTAVPTHLRHPTRPQQRRDHRPR